A window of Ovis canadensis isolate MfBH-ARS-UI-01 breed Bighorn chromosome X, ARS-UI_OviCan_v2, whole genome shotgun sequence contains these coding sequences:
- the LOC138930855 gene encoding histone H2B 1/2-like yields MENGGSTVSAPSSDSHEEDVIIIETSTSETEPSEMEMAKAETSKPEPYDAEPRKAKQKTAKGRRCRRRRCRQGNFSSFATYFPRVLKQVHTGLSLSRESVNVLDSFVKDMFERIAEEAGRLAHINKRCTIMTEDIQTAVRLLLPGELGKYAVSEATKSVIRYHTCR; encoded by the coding sequence ATGGAGAATGGTGGCTCTACCGTGTCTGCACCATCCTCTGACAGCCATGAGGAAGACGTGATCATCATAGAAACCAGCACCTCCGAAACTGAGCCCTCTGAAATGGAGATGGCGAAAGCCGAGACCTCCAAACCAGAGCCGTATGATGCGGAACCAAGAAAGGCAAAGCAGAAGACAGCTAAGGGCCGCCGTTGCCGTCGCCGCCGCTGCCGTCAGGGCAATTTCTCAAGCTTTGCTACCTATTTCCCTAGGGTGCTGAAGCAAGTACATACAGGCCTGAGTCTTTCCCGTGAGTCCGTGAACGTCCTGGATTCGTTTGTGAAAGATATGTTCGAGCGGATTGCCGAAGAGGCCGGGCGCCTGGCCCACATCAACAAGCGCTGCACCATCATGACCGAAGACATCCAGACAGCCGTGCGTCTTCTGTTGCCTGGGGAGCTCGGCAAGTACGCCGTGTCCGAGGCCACCAAGTCGGTCATCAGATACCACACCTGCAGATGA
- the LOC138930856 gene encoding protein FAM209-like, translated as MRLVIWLFFWSTFISFVFAYMFYVLRDEAEEPPWMVPSGRHFRIRQNQPEHAPGWFGSNSHWLLIFLMFLVILKFPGGDDESNVCTPPGRQGCSSGPPGRKKIKASPYKDRMCGALTQVKTKLVNLVSRMGNLKLIAATGDRRQCPNIEVLGDAQSNITVYELWDTGDPDGVDFHMKEEE; from the coding sequence ATGCGGTTGGTAATATGGTTATTTTTTTGGTCTACGTTTATCTCATTTGTCTTTGCCTATATGTTTTATGTCCTGAGAGATGAAGCTGAAGAACCCCCATGGATGGTGCCCAGCGGAAGGCACTTCCGAATTCGGCAGAATCAACCAGAGCATGCCCCAGGCTGGTTTGGGAGCAATTCGCACTGGCTGTTAATCTTCCTCATGTTTTTGGTGATCCTGAAGTTTCCCGGAGGCGATGACGAAAGTAACGTGTGCACTCCTCCTGGCCGTCAGGGCTGTTCATCTGGCCCTCcaggaagaaagaagataaaGGCTTCCCCCTACAAAGACCGTATGTGCGGTGCCTTAACCCAGGTCAAGACGAAACTTGTGAACCTTGTGTCCAGGATGGGGAATCTGAAACTCATCGCGGCAACCGGTGATAGACGCCAATGTCCCAATATCGAGGTTCTTGGTGACGCACAGAGTAACATTACAGTATATGAGTTATGGGACACCGGAGACCCCGATGGAGTGGATTTTCACATGAAGGAAGAAGAGTAG